The Motacilla alba alba isolate MOTALB_02 chromosome 22, Motacilla_alba_V1.0_pri, whole genome shotgun sequence nucleotide sequence AGCCTGCCCTTCTTTTCCCAATGTTCCCCCCAtatccctccccagcagcctgccctTCTTTTCTAAATACCCCCCACCATACAGTTCCCTAGTGATCACCTCTCTCCAATATCCCCACCCCACAGGGCACTTTCCTTCCCAAATACTCCCCATCACCTCCCCATGCCCCCTGTGGTaccccagccccactccaggCAAAGGAAACCCACATCGCAGTGGGAATGGTCTCACCCCTCCCCACAGGTGACCCACTTATGGCATCATAAAGGTCCAACAATCACCTCCAATCACTCCCTGGCCTGTGATCAAGGGCGAATTCCCCTTTCCAAGGGGTGGCACTCCAGTCTTCAATCCCTCACCCTCATCAGCACGAAGCCAGGTTATCTGAGGCACTTAAAACTGAGGAGGATTAGCTCTAGGGTTCCCTAAATCacctttttctgtccttttcccaAAGGCCTCTCGGACACCACACTCCAGGGCGGCCTCTCAGGTGTGTACAACGGGGAGGAATTTGTGTTTGAGGAGAGCAGCTGGTCCTTCATCAACCGCCCCAAGCAGCTCTGGCACTACGGCCTCAACCCCCTGCGCATGTCCATGTGGGTGGAGGACATCCTGGACAAGTTCATGAGGTGGGTTGGGGTCCtgaggggaaaagtgggaaaggaccttaagACCTCATTGTGTGGGACACCTTCCtgtgtcccaggtggctccaagctccatccaggctggcctgggacacttccaggggtggggcagccactCCACCCTCCTAAAAATGCCCACGATGGAAGCTAAACCTGCCCCTTTGCCCTGCgcctccaggcccttgtcctGCAGTGGCACACAGGCACCCCGGAGCTCCCGGAGCTGAGGGACAGAGACAATTCCCCGCGTGCCGTTGCAGGATCTACCGGTACCAGATGCACGACTACGCCTTCAGCAGCAACGAGCGCCTGCTGCACGCCCTGGGAGGCGACGACTTCACGCGGCTGCTGAACCAGAGCATCGACGAGGCCATGCAGAGAGCAGGGTTCTCCCAGAAATTCATCAACCAGGTGGTGTGTCCAGTCATGAGGTTTGCTTATGGCCAAGGCGTCGGCGTCAACGGCTTTGTGGGTGAGTGTTTGGAGGTGGCCTCCCGTCCTGGGTGTTGGGTTCCTGTTCCCTGTGCTCCAAGCTCTGTGTCCCAAAGGGATGTTAACTCCCCCCGattttgcagtttgttttcccagtgtTTCCCTGCTGACAGAGGTGCTTTCCTTGCAGGTGCTCTCTCTATGGGCTGGTTGCAGTCGGGCCTTTGGTCTGTGAAAGGGGGGAACAAACTCGTGTGCTCCGGCCTCATTGACTCCTCCAAGGCCGAGGTTATCCCGGGAACAGTCGTGGCCATCGAGCCAAAAACCAGACACACGCGTGGCGGTGAGTGGGGCTGGAATCGCTTCAGTGGGGacgggctggggacactgcagagTGACCTCGGCCCCTTGGGggtttcaaaatgaaaattcctgtctgggaggctggggaggggctgggatggaattcccagagcagctgtggctgcccctggatccctgggagcggccaaggccaggctggatggggcttggagccacctgggacagaggaagctgtccctgccctggaacTGGGTGGGCTTCAGGATCCCGTCCAATCCAACCATTCCACGACAGCAGGGCTCACAACCCAGCGGCACAAACGGGTGAACCCCAGTGCGGTGGCATTTTGGGATGCCAGGGACAGGCGGGATTCCCTGCCAGCACGGGTCAGGGTGACCGAGCTGCTCTCCGCAGGGGACCCGGTGCAGCTCTACGAGGTCACCTACAACACGTCCTCGGGGCTGACAGGGGACACCTATGACATCGTCGTCATCGCGGCCCCGCTCGGCCGCAAGATGGCCAACATCACCTTCCGGAACTTCGACCCTCCCATCccggaattcccaaatcccttcCAAAAGATCTTCACCACCTTGGTGCATGGGCGCTTGAACACTTCCTTCTTTGGCTACCAGGACCCCCAGGCCTTTCACTTAGGGGCCATTTTCACCACGGACAACCCCAAACTGTTCATCAACAGCCTGAACCTGGAGCCCCCCGTGGGGGACGCGGGCACGGGCGGGAAGCTGCCGTTGCTGTCGGTCGTCTGGAAGGTGTTTTCCAATGAAGAGCTGACCAAGGAGCAGCTCAGTTTGCTCTTCTCCTCCTACGACTCGGTGAAGGTGAAGCCGTGGCTGGCGTATCCCCAGTACAGCGCTCCCGAGAAGTTTCCTCCCCTCGTCCTGCACGAGCAGCTCTACTACCTGAACGGGCTGGAGCGCGCCGCCAGCGCCATGGAGATGAGCGCCATCGCCGCCCGCAACGCCGCCCTGCTCGCCTTCCACCGCTGGCACGGCCACAGCGCCAGCGTCGACCAGGAGGACCTGCACAAGAAGCTCAAGACGGAGCTCTGACACCCCCAGGGCCTAATTAGCACTGATGAACGCTGTGCTTTGTGCCTCCTTGAGGTGTTTAGTAGGATCGTGGGATCTTTAGGGTTGGAAGGATCATCAAGATGCTGTAATTAACTCTAATGAACTCCATACTTCGCCCCTCCAAGGAGATGTTTTGCAGGATCATGGGATccttatggttggaagatctTCAAGGTCATCATGACCTTCAAGAACATCAAGGCCTTCAGGATGCATTCATTAACTCTAATGAACTCCCTACTTCACCCCTCCAAGACGGTGTTTCATAGGATCAGGGGATCCTTAAGATTGGATGAGTTTCAAGAACTTTAAGACCATCAAGGACATCAAAATCTTCAAGACCTTCAGGATCACCAAGATCTTCAAGGTCCCCCAGATCATCAAGACCTTCAAGGCCATTAGGATCTTCAAGAGCCTCAAGAACATCAAGATCATCAAGACCCTCAAAGTTGTTAAGCCCCTCAAGTCCAACCTTCAGCCCAACCGCGTTCACCATTAGCGATCTCCTCAAGCGCCGCGTCCTTGCGTTGTCTGGACACTTCCAAGGGTTGATGACTCCAGCACAAGCTAGGCTGGACAACCCTTCCTTCCATGACAAAATTCTTCCCAGTGTCTCATCCTGACGTTCCCCAGCGCCACCTGGAAGCTGCGTGGCCAGCTTGGGAGGATCAGGAGCGGTGACGCGTTCCCAAGTAAGCCGGGACATTTTCCCCAAGCTCCGTGATTTATCATCCCTGTCTGAGATGGGGGAATTCATTCAAAGTGCCAGATTGACCCCAAAAGTGCCCTCCAGCTGGGAATATCGACTCCCTGGCTGTCCATCCCTCCGCCCCAACTTTTCCTGCCAAGGAATAATTCCTCAGGGTGGAAATTGGGGGGAAtggggtgctgggagctgccaaaACGggtgggaaagaggaaaaaccacCAATATCCATCGCTGTGGTCAGGTGTGAAAGAGTTAATAAAGAATTTAACAACTTAGGAGCTTTTAAGGAGAAAGCCAGCTAAATTAGCATAAATTTAACATCCCCatcagtgtgtgtgtggagtGGAGtgtgtgtccaggtgtgcacactgtgtgtgcgtgtgcgtgtgcgtgtgcccaggtgtgcacactgtgtgtgcatgtgtatgtgtgtctgtgtgtccaggtgtgcacactgtgtgtgtgtgtgagtgtgtccaggtgtgcacactgtgtgtgtgagtgtgtccctgtgtgtttAGGTCTGCATGGCCCAAGGTCACCACAGGCCAGTGCGGGACCTCCTGCACCCTCCTCACCTGCACCCTCCTCACCTGCACCCCCCACACCTGCACCCCCCACACCTGCACCTGCTCACCTGCACCTGCTCACCGCACTGTGCCCAGCCATcacctcccagtgcccccatcAGCTGCAGGGTGCCCTCACTGCCCACCCCATCACCCCACAGTGCCCCCCATCATTTCCCCACTGCCCCCCTTACCTGCAGTGTCCCCGCATCTCCCACCCCATCACCCCCAgttcccccccttccccccatcacccccagtgccccccatcACCCCCAGTTCCCCCATCACCCCCAGTGCCCCCCGTCAGTGCCCCCCAGTTCCCCCATCACCCCCAGTTCCCCAGTTCCCCAGCAGCACCCGCGCTCGGTGGAGGTGCCACCTGGCCTTTAATGAGCGTGTTCGGGGGCgtccccgggctgtcccggggGTGTCCCCGCCGTCACTGCTGGATGCTGGCCAGCCCGTCCCGCATCTTCTTGGCCATGGCGGGCACGAGGCGCAGGTGCTGCTCCCCGCAGGTGGCCAGGCAGGCGTCCAGCTGGCCCCGCACGCGCGGCTCCGAGCCCCCCGAGTCCAGCGCGTCCTTGGCCTGGTCCGAGCACTGCAGCGAGCAGCGGCTCAGCCGGTCCTGGGGATGGCACGGTcactggggggacaggggacactggggacactggggggacagcACGGGACTGGGAGGCAGCGGCTCAGCCAGTCATGGGGATGGCACGGTccctgggggacactggggacactgggggggcAGCGGCTCAGCTGGTCCTGGGGATGGCACGGTcactgggggacactggggacactgaggggacagcacgggactggggacactggggagaCTGGGGGGCAGCACAGAACAGGGGGTTCAGGGATGGACTGGGGGGCCACAGGAGGTGATGTGGGGCATTGGGGGTGATGGGAGCCTTTAGGGGGCACAAAAAATGCAGTGGGggtgcagggatttgggggctCACATCCTGCCCAGGATcccagtgctgtccccaggggtcCCAGTGGGTCCCTGGAGAtcctggcactgtccccagggGTCCCAGTGCTGTCCCCAAGGGTCCCAGGAGAtcctggcactgtccccagggGTCCCAGGGGGTCTTGGTGCTGTCCCCACGTGTCCCGGTGCTGTCcccgggggtcccggtgccCTCCTCACCTGGAAGTGCTCGAGCTCGGCGGTGACGATGGCCTGGGCGCGGGCCAGGGGCGCGTGGCAGCGCTCGATGCAGCGCTGCACCTCCTGCATGGAGGCTGCCGCGTCCTCGCAGCACCGCGCGCTGCAGCGGAACATGGcgccctggggacacggggacacgggtTAACGGGGGACGGGGGGGCAACAGGGGACGCAGGGCAtcctggggacacggggtgAACAGGGcaccctggggacatggggacatgggttaACGGGGGCAACAGGGGACACGGGgcgccctggggacacagggacatggggtTAATGGGGAGCAACAGGGGACGCAGGGcatcctggggacacagggtTAACAGGgtgccctggggacatggggacaggggttGACAGggggccctggggacacggggacatggggTTAATGGGGGACAAGGTGGGCaacaggggacacagggcaccctggggacatggggttaacgggggacacggggcaccctggggacatgggggacaaGGGGTTAATGGGGGCAACAGGGGACATAGGGGTCACAGggcaccctggggacacaggggacacagagTTAATGGGGGAGCAACAGGGGACATAGGACAGAggtgccctggggacactggggcacAGGGGGTGCCCTAGGGACACTGAAGGTCAGAGGGGAACCCTGGGGACATGACGGGGAGGGAGGGTCAGCCCGGGGGACACGGTGGGGGTGTCAATGGGGGACACTCCCAGGTGAagggggacagtggggacactctgggggacactgccaggTGAAGGGGGACACTCTAGGGGAAACTCCCAGGGCACAGCGGGGAacaggggacagtggggacactcTGGGGGACATGGTGGAGAAGGAAGACCCCCAGGGTCATGGGGGGAGTGAGTCAGTTGGGGGGGGGCATGGGGTCAGTTTGGGGGTCCCAGCCCTTTGGGGGAGCaccctgggaggagctgggtgtGCCCTAAACATGGGGGGCACGGGGTGTGTTGGGGGGCACAGGAGATGAACGGGGGGGACGCAGGGAATGTGTGAGGGGTGCAGGAGATGCACTTGAGGGGCACAGGGTGTGttgggggggcaggggggggTACTTAGGGGGTGCAGGGAATGTTGGGGGGCGCAGGGAATGTGTGAGGGGTACAGGAGATGCACTTGAGGGGCACAGGGTGCATTTAGGAGACACAGAAAATATTGGGGGGGGCACAGGGGATGACCTGGAGATCACAGTGAATTGAGGGGGAGGGTCTCAGGGTGTGTGTATGGGGTGTCAAGGCGAATTGGGGGATCACACTGAATTGGGGGTTCTCAGTGATTTCGGGGGGGGGTCTCAGTGAATTGGGGGGGTCTCAGTGAATTGGGGGGGGCTCAGGGTGTGTATGGTGGAGGTCTCAGTGAATTGGGGGGGGTCACAGTGATTTCGGAGGGGGTCACAGTGAATTGGGGGGGGGTCACAATGAATTTGGGGGGGTCTcggggccgctcccggcgctgcACGGGGCACCcacgtgtgtgtgtgggggtgCCCCGGACCCCTCCCCGcgtgtcccccccgtgtcccccccggtgtcccccgtgtcccccccccggtgtccccggtaCCTGCATGGCGCGGATCTGCTCCCGCTCCAGCCCCTGCACCGCGCTCTCCACCGCGGCCTGCACGCGGCCCTGCGCCGCCTCCGCCATGGGCCCGCTCCGAACCCTGAGACCGCCCTAAACCCGCCCTAAACCTGCCCTAAGACCGCCCCAAACCCGCCCTAAACCCGGCCCTGCACCGCCTCCGCCGTGGGCCGGCTCTGAACCCCGAAACCTGCCCGAAACCCGCCCCGAACCGCCCTAAACCCGCCCTAAATCCGCCCCGAACCGCCCTCAACCCGGGCCTGCACCGCCCGCTTTGCCCGGGGCCCGCCCTACCCCTGCCCTCACACCCGCCCCGATCCGCCCTAAAGCCGGCCCTAAACCTGCCCCGATCCGCCCTAAAGCCGGCCCTAAACCTGCCCCGATCCGCCCTAAAACGCGCCCCGAGCCGCTGCCTGCACCCGGCCCGGCGCTAAACCCGCCATGGGCCCGCGCCGCCCTAAAATCCGCCCTAAACCCGCCCCGAACCGCCATAAACCCGCCCTAAAAGCCGCCCCGAACCGCCCTAAAACCCGCCCCGAGCAGCCCTAAAACCCGCCCTAAACCCGCCCCGAACAGCCCTAAAACCCGCCCTAAAAGCCGACCCGAACCGCCCTAAAACCCGCCCCGAACAGCCCTAAAACCCGCCCTAAAACTCGCCCCGAACCGCCCTAAACCCGCCCCGAACCGCCCTAAAACTCGCCCCGAACCGCCCTAAAACCCGCCCTAAACCCGCCCCGAACCGCCCTAAAACCCGCTCTAAACCCGCCCCGAACCGCCCTAAACCCGCCCCAAAACCAACGGGAACCGCCCCAAAAGTGCCCTGAACCCCCccccaagaaaataaaaacccccaaaaataaaaaccccaaggaaataaaaactcccaaaaaaaaaaaataaaaacgccccaaaaataaaaaccccaagaaaataaaaaccccaagaaaataaaaaccccaagacCAGGCGATGACAAGAACATCTTTATAggaatcaaaattaatttaaaccaggcgaaataaattaaaacattaaatattaactTTCAGTGCAACATATACAGAAGACATGAGAGTAACcgtgactttaaaaaaaaaaaaaaaacaaccccaaaaaaccccaaaaacaaccccGAAAACAACCCcgaaaacagagggaaaagctCTGGCTTGGTTCCTAAGGGGGAATTAAGGCTGAGCCTCCAGCCCGAGGAGGTTTCCTGGGATTTAAATTCATTTCTTGTGGATAAAAACTTGGGATTTGGCCCCAAAAACGAGCAGGgtcggggtttttttttttgccgtagaaaaataaatccccGTCCTGGCGGGGTTTGGGTGAAAATCCCGAATCTTTGGGGTGCCGGAAATGCCGGGAAAACGCC carries:
- the LOC119710867 gene encoding prenylcysteine oxidase 1-like — protein: MPGLRRLLPLLLLLLAALCPPARSLRHGPSKIAVVGGGIGGSAAAYFLRQKFGGSVQLHVLEKAALGGRLHTLDVEGASYEAGGSVIHPLNLHMKHFVKELGLSDTTLQGGLSGVYNGEEFVFEESSWSFINRPKQLWHYGLNPLRMSMWVEDILDKFMRIYRYQMHDYAFSSNERLLHALGGDDFTRLLNQSIDEAMQRAGFSQKFINQVVCPVMRFAYGQGVGVNGFVGALSMGWLQSGLWSVKGGNKLVCSGLIDSSKAEVIPGTVVAIEPKTRHTRGGDPVQLYEVTYNTSSGLTGDTYDIVVIAAPLGRKMANITFRNFDPPIPEFPNPFQKIFTTLVHGRLNTSFFGYQDPQAFHLGAIFTTDNPKLFINSLNLEPPVGDAGTGGKLPLLSVVWKVFSNEELTKEQLSLLFSSYDSVKVKPWLAYPQYSAPEKFPPLVLHEQLYYLNGLERAASAMEMSAIAARNAALLAFHRWHGHSASVDQEDLHKKLKTEL
- the FAM136A gene encoding protein FAM136A → MAEAAQGRVQAAVESAVQGLEREQIRAMQGAMFRCSARCCEDAAASMQEVQRCIERCHAPLARAQAIVTAELEHFQDRLSRCSLQCSDQAKDALDSGGSEPRVRGQLDACLATCGEQHLRLVPAMAKKMRDGLASIQQ